In Lacrimispora indolis DSM 755, a genomic segment contains:
- the upp gene encoding uracil phosphoribosyltransferase, which yields MDNVTIFTHPLIQHKISILRDKKTGTNEFRALIEEIAMLMGFEALRDLPLQDVEVETPIETCMTPMISGKKMAVVPILRAGLGMVNGILALVPSAKVGHIGLYRDEVTHEPHEYYCKLPSPIELRTIVVTDPMLATGGSAVAAVDFIKQHGGKHIKFMAIIAAPEGLKRLREAHPDIQIYIGHLDRQLNENAYICPGLGDAGDRIFGTK from the coding sequence ATGGACAACGTAACCATTTTTACCCACCCACTCATTCAGCACAAGATCTCTATTTTAAGAGATAAGAAAACAGGCACCAACGAGTTCCGCGCCCTCATTGAGGAAATTGCAATGCTGATGGGATTTGAAGCTTTAAGAGATCTCCCCTTACAGGATGTGGAGGTGGAAACTCCCATTGAGACCTGCATGACTCCCATGATCTCCGGTAAAAAAATGGCTGTGGTACCCATCCTTCGTGCAGGGCTGGGTATGGTAAACGGCATCCTGGCTTTGGTTCCTTCCGCAAAAGTAGGCCACATCGGTCTTTACCGGGATGAAGTCACCCACGAGCCTCATGAATATTACTGCAAGCTGCCAAGTCCTATTGAGCTGAGAACCATTGTTGTGACCGATCCCATGCTGGCCACCGGCGGTTCCGCAGTTGCTGCCGTGGATTTCATCAAACAGCATGGCGGAAAGCACATTAAGTTCATGGCCATTATTGCCGCTCCTGAAGGCTTAAAAAGACTTAGGGAAGCACATCCGGACATTCAGATCTACATCGGACATCTGGACCGCCAGTTAAATGAAAACGCCTATATCTGTCCTGGACTGGGTGATGCAGGTGACAGGATTTTCGGTACAAAATAG
- a CDS encoding anti-sigma factor family protein translates to MTCKETERLVMPYIKDELTDEELGEFLKHMESCPDCREELEIYFTVDVGIRQLDSETGNYNIKGALEAAIEQSRQRLQVIRCIKIAKYAVSTVSIMALIFTVLLQCRIWMQWGLL, encoded by the coding sequence ATGACATGTAAGGAAACAGAACGTCTGGTCATGCCATACATCAAGGATGAACTGACGGACGAAGAGCTGGGGGAATTTCTGAAACATATGGAATCCTGTCCGGATTGCCGTGAGGAATTGGAAATATATTTTACTGTGGACGTAGGAATCAGGCAGCTGGACTCCGAAACGGGGAACTATAATATAAAAGGGGCGCTGGAAGCCGCCATAGAACAGTCCAGGCAAAGGCTTCAGGTCATACGGTGTATTAAAATTGCCAAATATGCGGTGTCTACAGTAAGTATAATGGCGCTGATCTTTACGGTCCTTCTGCAGTGCCGGATTTGGATGCAGTGGGGCTTACTATGA
- a CDS encoding UDP-N-acetylglucosamine pyrophosphorylase, which translates to MKKEDMTNQDLFDTSHTIAKLLFEQTTYPWEILPKISEFIVSLGERLPKDEFVHVGKAVWIHKSINLPPTACMGENVIICKGAQIRHCAFIRGNAIIGEFAVIGNSSEIKNSILFDGVQVPHYNYVGDSILGYKSHMGASSLASNVKSDKSLVTVHAEDGDIETGLKKFGAIIGDFAEVGCGAVLNPGTVIGPKSNIYPLSCVRGCVEANSIYKNQGEIIEKNLIEE; encoded by the coding sequence ATGAAAAAAGAAGATATGACAAACCAGGACTTATTTGATACCAGCCATACCATAGCCAAATTATTATTTGAACAGACCACTTACCCATGGGAGATCCTTCCGAAAATCAGCGAATTTATTGTTTCCCTGGGAGAGCGTCTTCCAAAGGATGAGTTTGTTCATGTGGGAAAAGCGGTATGGATCCATAAATCCATCAATCTTCCGCCAACAGCCTGTATGGGTGAGAATGTGATCATCTGCAAGGGAGCACAGATCCGCCATTGTGCATTTATCAGAGGCAATGCCATCATTGGAGAGTTTGCTGTAATTGGAAACTCTTCTGAAATTAAGAATTCCATTCTTTTTGACGGCGTGCAGGTTCCTCATTATAACTATGTAGGAGATTCCATCTTAGGCTATAAGTCTCATATGGGCGCTTCTTCTCTGGCTTCCAACGTAAAATCCGACAAGTCTCTGGTTACTGTCCATGCAGAAGACGGTGATATTGAGACAGGACTTAAGAAATTCGGAGCCATCATAGGCGATTTCGCTGAAGTAGGCTGCGGAGCAGTTTTAAATCCCGGAACAGTGATCGGACCGAAATCCAATATTTATCCTCTTTCCTGTGTCAGAGGCTGTGTAGAAGCTAACTCCATCTATAAGAACCAGGGAGAAATCATTGAGAAAAATTTGATTGAGGAATAA
- a CDS encoding sodium-dependent transporter → MDKQHTAAKNGTFGSRIGFILASVGSAVGMGNIWMFPYRLGQYGGAAFLLVYFGFVFLFGMVGLSGEFAFGRLTGTGPIGSYDYAMKTRGKKGGAFLGAIPLIGSFGIAIGYAIIVGWVLKYLFGSLTGVMMNSDTTEYFSGMTGKFGSVPWHFLVVAITVAVLAGGVLKGIEKVNAIMMPSFFILFAIIAVRVFFLPGALAGYEYLLVPRWEYLLKPETWVMAMGQAFFSLSITGSGMVIYGSYLDKKEDIPKAAITTAFLDTIAALLAGFAIIPAVFAFQMDPASGPPLMFITVPKVFSMIPAGRWVAVLFFLSVLFAGVTSLVNMLEVCSEAVQTHLHFSRRKAIFLVGAAVFIPGLFIEYEPYMGFFMDLITIYVVPFGAVLCAIIIYWVLKDGRITEELNRGRKKPLGPAYLFTAKYIYVFLAALVFALSIIYKGIG, encoded by the coding sequence ATGGATAAACAACACACTGCGGCAAAGAACGGAACCTTTGGTTCACGGATCGGGTTTATTCTTGCCTCTGTCGGCTCTGCGGTAGGTATGGGAAACATCTGGATGTTTCCCTACCGCCTGGGTCAATATGGGGGAGCCGCTTTTTTACTGGTGTATTTTGGCTTTGTTTTTTTATTTGGCATGGTCGGGCTTTCCGGTGAGTTTGCCTTTGGAAGGCTGACCGGGACAGGCCCCATTGGATCTTATGACTATGCCATGAAGACCAGGGGGAAGAAGGGAGGAGCCTTTCTTGGAGCAATTCCTTTGATCGGCTCTTTTGGCATTGCCATAGGCTATGCCATCATTGTAGGCTGGGTCCTGAAATATCTGTTCGGTTCCCTGACCGGCGTAATGATGAACTCGGATACAACGGAATACTTTTCAGGCATGACGGGAAAATTCGGCAGTGTACCCTGGCATTTTCTTGTGGTGGCCATTACTGTGGCAGTGCTGGCAGGAGGCGTTTTAAAGGGCATTGAAAAAGTAAATGCAATCATGATGCCGTCCTTTTTTATCCTGTTTGCCATCATTGCGGTACGGGTCTTTTTTCTTCCGGGAGCTTTGGCAGGCTATGAATATCTTTTGGTTCCCAGATGGGAATACTTGCTGAAACCGGAAACCTGGGTGATGGCCATGGGCCAGGCATTCTTTTCCTTATCCATTACGGGTTCCGGGATGGTCATTTACGGAAGCTATTTAGATAAGAAGGAAGACATTCCCAAGGCAGCCATTACCACTGCGTTTTTAGATACAATCGCCGCGCTTTTGGCTGGTTTTGCCATCATTCCGGCAGTCTTTGCCTTCCAGATGGACCCGGCCAGCGGTCCGCCTCTTATGTTCATCACAGTACCTAAGGTCTTTTCCATGATTCCTGCAGGAAGATGGGTGGCAGTGCTGTTTTTCCTTTCTGTGCTGTTTGCAGGAGTGACTTCCCTGGTGAACATGCTTGAGGTATGCTCGGAGGCTGTTCAGACACATTTGCACTTTTCTCGAAGAAAAGCTATCTTTTTGGTAGGAGCTGCTGTATTTATTCCGGGACTTTTCATAGAATATGAGCCGTATATGGGATTCTTTATGGATCTGATTACTATATACGTGGTTCCCTTTGGCGCTGTTTTATGCGCTATAATAATTTACTGGGTTTTAAAGGACGGCAGGATCACGGAAGAATTAAACAGAGGCCGAAAGAAGCCTTTAGGGCCGGCTTATCTTTTTACTGCAAAATATATTTATGTTTTTCTTGCGGCACTGGTGTTTGCACTTAGCATTATATATAAAGGAATCGGATAA
- a CDS encoding DMT family transporter: MNKLDGKGIKALSVLGLIITTIIWGSAFVVMKNSVEVITPAYLLALRFTIASAALVAVFWKRVRKIRKTDVMCGGLLGIFLFISYLFQTYGLKYTTASKNAFITTLYVILVPFFHWFYNKKRPTANNVAAAVIAVFGLAFLSLEGDLSVNIGDVMTLVCGFFFAFHIVFIDRYTEDHDPIVLTVIQMIVAAILSWAIALPLEGSFDFRVIGPSMMTGLLYLGIFSTMLCFLMQNMGQKHLSPNTSSIILSFESVFGLMFSVIFLGDPVTLKLGAGCVLMFASVILSEYKKKGTAIS; this comes from the coding sequence ATGAACAAACTGGACGGAAAAGGGATCAAGGCATTGTCTGTTTTGGGTCTGATTATAACAACGATTATATGGGGCAGTGCCTTTGTCGTGATGAAGAATTCGGTGGAAGTGATCACTCCCGCCTATCTGCTGGCTCTGCGCTTTACCATCGCTTCCGCTGCTCTGGTGGCTGTATTCTGGAAACGGGTGAGAAAGATCCGTAAGACCGATGTGATGTGCGGCGGGCTTTTGGGAATATTTTTGTTTATCAGTTATTTGTTTCAGACCTATGGTCTTAAATATACCACTGCCAGTAAAAATGCTTTCATCACCACATTGTATGTGATCCTGGTGCCCTTTTTTCATTGGTTTTACAATAAAAAGAGGCCTACGGCAAACAATGTGGCAGCTGCGGTGATCGCAGTATTCGGCCTTGCATTTTTATCCCTGGAAGGAGACCTTTCCGTGAATATAGGAGATGTGATGACTTTGGTATGCGGCTTTTTCTTTGCATTTCACATTGTTTTCATTGACCGTTATACAGAAGATCATGACCCGATTGTTTTGACAGTGATCCAGATGATCGTGGCAGCAATACTAAGCTGGGCAATCGCTTTGCCGTTGGAAGGCTCCTTTGATTTTCGCGTGATCGGCCCGTCTATGATGACCGGTCTGCTGTACCTGGGGATATTCAGCACAATGCTTTGCTTTCTCATGCAGAATATGGGGCAAAAGCATTTAAGTCCTAATACTTCTTCGATCATATTATCCTTTGAATCCGTATTCGGATTGATGTTTTCCGTGATCTTTCTTGGGGATCCTGTGACGTTAAAACTGGGAGCAGGATGTGTGCTGATGTTTGCTTCTGTTATCCTGTCTGAGTATAAAAAGAAAGGGACGGCAATATCATAG
- a CDS encoding aldose epimerase family protein yields MAYKKELWGNMPDGREVYLYTLVNRNGVSASFTNLGAVWVTMNVPDRNGTMVDVVLGFDSADQYLLNPPHFGAPIGRNANRIGGAKFSINGKEYRLEANNGPNNLHSGPDLYQSRLWDSEAEENDLGTSVSFSLFSPDGDQGFPGNANITVTYTLTADDSLEISYHMICDADTVANFTNHSYFNLDGQDGSNVMKQRVWIDGDAFTRTDEGSIPTGELTPVKGTPMDFTVMKPIGQDINEEYEALIFGKGYDHNWALNHPDGEISLCAAAESDQTGIRMEVYTDLPGIQFYTANFLADGMAGKGGVVYGKRCCYCFETQYYPDSVNKPEFQSPVLKAGEEYKTVTVYKFSNIE; encoded by the coding sequence ATGGCATACAAGAAAGAGCTTTGGGGAAACATGCCCGATGGAAGAGAAGTGTATTTGTATACACTGGTAAACAGAAACGGAGTTTCCGCTTCTTTTACGAATCTGGGTGCAGTTTGGGTTACCATGAACGTGCCTGACAGGAATGGAACAATGGTTGATGTGGTCTTAGGATTTGACAGTGCGGACCAGTATCTTTTAAACCCGCCTCACTTTGGAGCCCCCATCGGAAGGAACGCCAACCGCATTGGAGGAGCGAAATTCAGCATTAATGGAAAAGAGTACAGGCTGGAAGCAAATAATGGGCCGAACAATCTTCACAGCGGTCCGGATCTTTACCAGAGCCGCCTTTGGGACAGTGAGGCCGAGGAAAACGATTTGGGCACCAGCGTCAGTTTTTCCCTTTTTTCGCCGGATGGAGATCAGGGATTTCCAGGAAATGCCAACATTACCGTGACATATACCCTTACTGCTGATGACAGCCTTGAAATTTCCTATCACATGATCTGCGATGCAGATACAGTGGCAAACTTCACCAATCACAGCTATTTCAACCTGGATGGACAGGATGGCTCAAATGTCATGAAGCAGCGCGTCTGGATCGATGGGGATGCCTTTACCAGGACCGATGAGGGTTCCATTCCCACCGGAGAACTGACTCCTGTTAAGGGTACTCCCATGGACTTTACGGTTATGAAGCCCATTGGGCAGGATATTAACGAAGAATATGAGGCGCTTATTTTTGGCAAAGGCTATGACCATAACTGGGCCTTAAACCACCCGGATGGAGAGATTTCCCTATGTGCCGCAGCGGAATCCGATCAGACAGGCATTCGGATGGAGGTATATACAGACCTTCCTGGAATACAGTTTTACACGGCTAACTTCCTGGCAGATGGAATGGCCGGCAAGGGCGGAGTCGTTTATGGAAAGCGCTGCTGTTATTGCTTTGAAACCCAGTATTATCCGGATTCTGTGAACAAACCGGAATTCCAGTCCCCGGTTTTAAAGGCCGGAGAGGAATATAAGACAGTCACTGTTTACAAATTTTCCAATATAGAATAA
- the asd gene encoding aspartate-semialdehyde dehydrogenase, translating to MEKKLRVGVLGATGMVGQRFISLLENHPWYEVVTVAASPRSAGRTYEEAVGDRWKMTTPMPESVKKLSVMNVNEVEAVAAGVDFVFSAVDMTKEEIKAIEEAYAKTGTPVVSNNSAHRWTPDVPMVVPEINPEHFEVIEDQKKRLGTDRGFIVVKPNCSIQSYAPVLTAWKEFEPYEVVATTYQAISGAGKTFKDWPEMVENIIPYIGGEEEKSEQEPLRLWGKVENGEIVKASEPVITCQCIRVPVLNGHTAAVFIKFRKKPTKEELIDRIVNFKGLPQELELPSAPKQFIQYLEEDNRPQVTLDVDFEKGMGISVGRLREDSVYDYKFVGLSHNTVRGAAGGAVLSAELLTAKGYIKAKE from the coding sequence ATGGAAAAGAAATTGCGAGTCGGTGTTTTAGGAGCAACCGGTATGGTGGGACAGAGATTTATTTCTCTTCTGGAGAATCACCCCTGGTATGAGGTGGTAACAGTGGCGGCAAGCCCCCGTTCTGCCGGCAGGACTTATGAGGAAGCAGTGGGCGACCGTTGGAAAATGACCACCCCAATGCCGGAATCCGTAAAAAAATTATCTGTTATGAATGTAAATGAAGTGGAAGCGGTCGCTGCCGGTGTTGATTTTGTTTTCAGCGCTGTAGATATGACAAAGGAAGAAATAAAGGCCATTGAGGAAGCTTATGCAAAGACCGGGACACCGGTAGTATCCAATAACAGCGCCCATCGGTGGACTCCTGATGTTCCCATGGTGGTGCCGGAGATCAATCCGGAACATTTTGAGGTCATTGAGGATCAGAAAAAGCGTTTGGGCACTGACCGGGGATTCATTGTGGTAAAACCCAACTGTTCCATCCAAAGCTATGCTCCTGTTTTAACGGCCTGGAAGGAATTTGAACCTTATGAAGTGGTGGCTACCACCTATCAGGCAATTTCAGGAGCCGGAAAGACCTTTAAGGACTGGCCGGAGATGGTAGAAAACATCATTCCTTATATAGGCGGGGAAGAAGAAAAGAGCGAGCAGGAGCCGCTTCGCCTCTGGGGAAAGGTTGAAAACGGAGAAATCGTGAAGGCCAGTGAACCGGTCATCACCTGCCAGTGTATCCGGGTGCCCGTATTAAATGGACACACAGCAGCTGTATTTATAAAATTCCGCAAAAAACCTACCAAAGAAGAACTAATTGACCGCATAGTGAATTTTAAAGGCTTACCCCAGGAGCTGGAGCTTCCAAGTGCTCCTAAGCAGTTCATCCAGTATCTGGAGGAAGATAACCGTCCTCAGGTAACCCTTGATGTGGATTTTGAAAAAGGAATGGGAATCTCCGTAGGGCGTTTAAGAGAAGATTCGGTTTACGATTATAAATTTGTGGGTCTGTCCCACAACACGGTCCGCGGTGCGGCCGGCGGTGCAGTTCTCTCAGCAGAGCTTTTAACCGCAAAGGGATATATCAAGGCCAAGGAATGA
- a CDS encoding DNA gyrase/topoisomerase IV subunit A, which yields MAEKIIKTEYSEEMQKSYMNYSMSVITARAIPDARDGLKPVQRRVLYDMSELRLNHDKPHRKSARIVGDTMGKYHPHGDSSIYETLVVMSQIFKKGMPLVNGHGNFGSIEGDGAAAMRYTEARLEKFAEEVYLKDLDKTVDFVPNYDETEKEPEVLPVRVPNLLINGAEGIAVGMSTSIPSHNLGEVIDAVQAYIDNPDISIRELMEYLPGPDFPTGGIIANKSDLPAIYETGAGKIKLRGKIEVELGKRKADKDKLVITEIPYTMVGAGINKFLVDVAELVESKKLGDVVDISNQSNKDGIRIVLELRKDADVEKIRNILYKKTKLEDTFGVNMLAIADGKPETLNLKGILKNYLDFQYKNATRKYQSLLEKELEKKEIKEGLIKACDIIDLIIAVLRGSKNLKDAKNCLMTGDISNINFRVKGFEEDAKTLHFTEKQATAILEMRLYKLIGLEILQLEKEYKETLAKIAEYEKILSSRKNMDTVIKDDLARIKQEYATPRRTLIEDGKEAVYDETAVAVSEVTFVMDRFGYCKVLDKATYDRNKETIETENPYVVNCLNTDKICIFTNTGNLHQVKIQDIPNGKLRDKGTPIDNLSKFDGTREGIVYLGHGAGLKGHKFLFATKQALVKQVPGEEFETNNRTVAATKLTDDDMLLNVQLVNGQTDVVLQTSAGVFLRFQTEEIPEMKKNARGVRGIKLAPGEELEAVHLLGEDPIITYKEKEVHLNRLKIGKRDGKGSKVRL from the coding sequence ATGGCAGAAAAAATCATTAAAACAGAATACTCCGAGGAAATGCAGAAGAGCTACATGAACTATTCCATGAGTGTCATCACAGCCAGAGCGATCCCGGATGCAAGAGACGGATTAAAGCCGGTACAACGGCGTGTATTATATGATATGAGCGAGCTTCGCTTAAACCACGATAAGCCTCACAGAAAGTCGGCCCGTATCGTGGGTGATACCATGGGTAAGTACCATCCCCATGGCGACAGCTCCATATATGAAACCCTGGTGGTTATGTCCCAGATATTTAAGAAGGGAATGCCTCTGGTAAACGGCCACGGAAACTTCGGTTCCATTGAAGGGGACGGGGCGGCGGCCATGCGTTACACGGAAGCTAGGCTGGAAAAATTTGCAGAGGAAGTCTATTTAAAGGATTTAGATAAAACGGTTGACTTTGTTCCCAATTACGATGAAACGGAAAAGGAACCTGAGGTCCTGCCGGTCCGGGTGCCGAATCTCTTAATAAATGGAGCCGAAGGCATTGCGGTAGGAATGAGCACCAGCATCCCGTCCCATAACCTGGGGGAAGTCATTGACGCGGTACAGGCTTATATTGACAATCCGGATATTTCCATCAGGGAGCTGATGGAATACCTGCCTGGTCCGGATTTTCCCACAGGCGGCATTATAGCCAATAAGAGCGATCTGCCCGCCATTTATGAAACGGGAGCAGGAAAGATCAAGCTCCGGGGAAAGATTGAGGTGGAGCTGGGAAAAAGGAAAGCGGATAAGGACAAGCTGGTGATCACGGAAATCCCTTATACCATGGTGGGAGCCGGGATCAATAAATTCCTGGTGGATGTAGCCGAGCTGGTGGAAAGCAAGAAGCTGGGGGATGTGGTGGACATTTCAAACCAGTCCAACAAGGATGGAATCCGGATCGTCCTGGAGCTGCGAAAGGATGCGGATGTAGAAAAAATCCGCAACATCCTCTATAAGAAGACAAAGCTGGAAGACACCTTTGGAGTCAACATGCTGGCCATTGCGGACGGCAAGCCGGAAACGCTGAACTTAAAGGGGATCCTTAAAAACTACCTGGATTTCCAGTATAAAAATGCCACCAGAAAATACCAGAGTCTTTTGGAAAAAGAGCTGGAAAAAAAGGAAATCAAGGAAGGCCTTATTAAGGCCTGCGACATCATTGACTTGATTATTGCAGTTTTAAGGGGTTCCAAAAACTTAAAAGACGCAAAAAACTGCCTCATGACCGGAGACATTTCAAACATCAATTTCAGGGTCAAGGGATTTGAGGAGGATGCAAAGACCCTGCATTTTACAGAGAAACAGGCCACAGCCATATTAGAAATGCGCCTTTACAAGCTGATCGGCCTGGAAATCCTTCAGTTGGAAAAGGAGTATAAGGAAACGTTGGCTAAAATTGCGGAATATGAAAAAATCCTCTCCAGCCGGAAAAATATGGACACGGTGATCAAGGATGACTTAGCCCGGATCAAACAGGAATATGCCACTCCCCGGAGAACCTTGATCGAGGACGGAAAAGAAGCCGTCTATGATGAAACAGCTGTTGCCGTGTCTGAGGTGACTTTTGTCATGGACCGTTTCGGCTACTGTAAGGTCCTGGATAAAGCGACGTATGACAGAAATAAAGAAACCATTGAAACAGAGAATCCATATGTGGTAAACTGTTTAAACACGGACAAGATCTGCATCTTTACCAATACAGGAAATTTGCATCAGGTGAAGATCCAGGATATTCCAAACGGAAAGCTGCGGGATAAGGGAACGCCCATTGATAACTTAAGCAAGTTTGACGGAACCAGGGAAGGGATCGTGTACTTGGGCCATGGAGCAGGGCTTAAAGGGCATAAATTCCTGTTCGCCACAAAGCAGGCCCTTGTAAAGCAGGTGCCCGGAGAAGAATTTGAAACCAATAACAGGACCGTGGCTGCCACAAAGCTTACTGATGACGACATGCTCTTAAATGTCCAGCTTGTAAACGGGCAGACAGATGTGGTGCTTCAGACGTCGGCAGGCGTATTTTTACGATTCCAGACAGAGGAAATCCCTGAGATGAAAAAAAATGCAAGAGGGGTAAGGGGGATCAAGCTGGCTCCTGGCGAAGAACTGGAGGCGGTGCACTTATTAGGTGAGGATCCCATCATCACTTACAAGGAAAAAGAGGTCCACTTAAACCGGCTGAAAATTGGAAAACGTGACGGAAAAGGCAGCAAGGTGCGCCTTTAG
- a CDS encoding DNA topoisomerase, which translates to MSKSLYIAEKPSVAQEFANALKANGRRRDGYMESDQVIITWCVGHLVTMSYPESYDPKYKRWSLSTLPFLPREFKYEVIPSAEKQYKIVSSLLNRPDVDTIYVCTDSGREGEYIYRLVAQMAGVKDKKQKRVWIDSQTEEEILRGIREAKDESEYDNLSASAYLRAKEDYLMGINFSRLLTLRYGQNISNYLKSGKNTVISVGRVMTCVMGMVVRREREIREFVKTPFYRVIGTFLREDPDRPELSGMDFDGEWRSAPGSKYFESPFLYKENGFKERKYAEELINALSLMEPMEGTVASIEKKKETKNPPLLYNLAELQNDCSRMFKISPDETLKLVQELYEKKLVTYPRTDARVLSTAVAKEIHKNIGGLKGFEPLAEAAAEVMEKGSYRTIEKTRYVNDKQITDHYAIIPTGQGIAALKGASPLGTKVYEVIARRFLSVFYPPAVYQKYALELVADAAYPALNSAPSLQEPCKEHFYANFRVMLEAGYLKIAEVSWGKKKQQEEGSGEAPPEDGSQEENNPESSQNQMDNPAFVAMLGSLKKGMKLPLKKLIIKEGETSPPKRYTSGSMILAMENAGQLIEHEELRAQIKGSGIGTSATRAEILKKLFHIKYLSLNTKTQVIVPTLLGEMIFDVVNASIRQLLNPELTASWEKGLNYVAEGTITPEEYMVKLENFVAGRTAGVLRLNNHYDLHSIFDAAAANYKKQK; encoded by the coding sequence ATGTCAAAATCGTTATACATTGCAGAAAAACCAAGTGTGGCCCAGGAGTTTGCCAATGCTTTAAAGGCTAACGGAAGGCGCAGGGATGGATACATGGAATCGGACCAGGTGATCATAACCTGGTGCGTGGGGCATCTGGTAACGATGAGCTATCCGGAAAGTTATGATCCCAAGTACAAGCGGTGGAGCCTTTCCACCCTCCCATTTCTTCCAAGGGAATTCAAGTATGAGGTGATCCCAAGCGCTGAAAAGCAATATAAGATTGTGAGCAGTCTGCTGAACCGTCCTGATGTGGATACGATATATGTGTGCACGGACTCCGGACGGGAAGGAGAGTACATATACCGTCTGGTAGCACAGATGGCAGGAGTCAAGGACAAGAAGCAGAAGCGTGTGTGGATTGATTCCCAGACAGAGGAAGAAATTTTAAGAGGCATCAGGGAGGCAAAGGATGAATCCGAATACGATAATCTTTCAGCATCTGCCTATTTAAGGGCAAAAGAAGATTATCTCATGGGAATTAATTTTTCCCGATTGCTTACACTAAGGTATGGACAGAACATTTCCAATTACTTAAAGAGCGGAAAAAATACGGTAATATCCGTTGGCCGCGTCATGACCTGTGTCATGGGGATGGTTGTTCGGAGAGAGCGGGAGATCAGGGAGTTTGTAAAAACCCCGTTTTACCGGGTGATCGGAACCTTTTTAAGGGAAGATCCGGACCGGCCCGAGCTGTCGGGAATGGATTTTGACGGGGAATGGAGAAGTGCCCCCGGATCTAAGTATTTTGAATCCCCGTTCCTTTATAAGGAAAACGGCTTTAAGGAACGAAAATATGCGGAAGAGCTGATAAATGCCCTGTCCCTCATGGAACCCATGGAAGGGACCGTTGCTTCCATAGAAAAGAAAAAGGAAACAAAGAATCCGCCCCTGCTTTACAATCTGGCGGAGCTTCAGAATGATTGTTCCAGGATGTTTAAGATCAGCCCTGATGAAACCTTAAAGCTGGTTCAGGAACTTTATGAAAAGAAGCTGGTCACCTATCCAAGAACTGATGCCAGAGTTTTATCCACAGCGGTCGCGAAAGAGATCCATAAGAACATCGGCGGACTTAAGGGCTTTGAGCCATTGGCAGAAGCGGCAGCAGAGGTCATGGAAAAGGGTTCCTACCGGACCATTGAAAAAACCAGGTATGTCAATGATAAGCAGATAACGGACCACTATGCCATCATACCTACCGGACAAGGTATTGCTGCATTAAAAGGGGCATCTCCTTTGGGAACCAAGGTTTATGAAGTCATAGCAAGAAGATTCTTAAGCGTTTTTTATCCGCCGGCTGTTTATCAGAAATATGCTCTGGAACTAGTGGCGGATGCAGCGTACCCTGCTTTAAATTCCGCCCCGTCTCTTCAGGAACCGTGTAAGGAACATTTTTATGCCAATTTCCGTGTCATGCTGGAAGCGGGCTATTTAAAAATTGCAGAGGTATCTTGGGGGAAAAAGAAACAGCAGGAGGAAGGAAGTGGAGAAGCCCCCCCTGAGGACGGAAGCCAGGAAGAGAATAATCCGGAATCTTCTCAGAATCAGATGGATAATCCGGCATTCGTCGCCATGCTTGGAAGTTTAAAAAAGGGAATGAAGCTTCCCCTTAAGAAATTGATCATCAAAGAAGGAGAAACCTCCCCTCCCAAACGCTATACCTCCGGTTCCATGATCTTAGCAATGGAAAATGCCGGACAGCTTATAGAGCATGAAGAGCTCCGCGCCCAGATAAAGGGAAGCGGGATCGGGACCAGTGCCACCAGGGCTGAAATATTAAAAAAACTGTTTCATATTAAATATCTTTCCCTAAACACTAAGACCCAGGTGATCGTTCCCACACTTTTGGGAGAAATGATCTTTGATGTGGTTAATGCTTCTATCAGGCAGCTCCTTAATCCGGAATTGACGGCAAGCTGGGAAAAAGGGCTGAATTATGTGGCCGAGGGGACCATAACCCCTGAAGAATATATGGTGAAACTGGAGAACTTTGTTGCCGGGCGGACTGCAGGAGTTTTAAGGCTCAACAATCATTATGACCTGCATAGCATATTTGACGCTGCGGCAGCTAATTATAAAAAACAAAAATAG